A stretch of DNA from Nonlabens ponticola:
AGTGCGGTGTTGGTTATGAGACAGACTTACAACATGCCAAGGATGTTGCGTGTAAAGCAATAAGCGATGCGTTTGAAGATGTAGAAAAGCCAGAAGATGTAGAGTTTTACTACCGTGAATTCGGCGACAGTAGTATCAATTTTATGTTGCGATTTTGGTACAATGCAGAGCGTGGTATCGAACGATTAACATCGACCAGTAAGGCTATCATGGCAATTAAAAAGGCTTATGATAACGAGGATATTAATATTCCATTCCCAATACGTACGCTGCAATTTGACAACGAGCTCACAATGAACCAACCGTCAAAAAGCAAGAAGAAAGGAAATGACAAGACCCAATCTTCTGCTGAAGAAGAGTAGCAACTTGTTATAAATTATTTGAGATTAAATCCTGCTTGTAATAAGCAGGATTTTTTGTGAATTACGCTTTCGCGAAAGCAAAATCATCACCAAAACCATGACATGAATAATCAATCTTAACAAAAGAATAAGCATGTCAACAAAATAAGCGAGCCAAAAAAAGGTTGTAACCATACCTTAAAACCCTAAAAAATGAAAAACTACCCAAAAGTAGTTGCTGCATCCCTTGTAGCTGCTGCAATGACAGTAAGTTGTGTATCAAAGAAAAAATACACAGAACTTGAAAACGATTACAATAACACTCGATCAGAGCTTGTGAAAACTCGAGTAGCTAAAGAAGATCTTGAGGCAAGATTTGAGGCTATCGAACAACGCGTGGATCGCTACAACGAGAAAATCGCATCTCTACAAGCATCGCAAGAAGGCATGATGGTCAAGACTGCAGATGGTGACCTTGTGTTAAGCGATAAGAACAAGGCGGCCATGCGTCGTACATTACAAAATGTGCCTAGCGAAAAATTATCAGGAGCCACAACACTCAAGGACAGTGTAAATCTTGCCATATCATATAAAATGAGCCAGCGACTATCTGGCGTCAATGAAGGCAAGAACATTGACATGAAGATAGAAAACACCGTAGTCATGATTGAGATCGCCGATGAAATGCTATTTAACGACAGTAGTTACCGTGTTGGCAACAAGGCGGATGATATCCTTGAAAAAATCGCACAAGTCGTCAATAGCGAGCCGTCACTAGAGGTTCTAATTGAAGGACATAC
This window harbors:
- a CDS encoding OmpA/MotB family protein — translated: MKNYPKVVAASLVAAAMTVSCVSKKKYTELENDYNNTRSELVKTRVAKEDLEARFEAIEQRVDRYNEKIASLQASQEGMMVKTADGDLVLSDKNKAAMRRTLQNVPSEKLSGATTLKDSVNLAISYKMSQRLSGVNEGKNIDMKIENTVVMIEIADEMLFNDSSYRVGNKADDILEKIAQVVNSEPSLEVLIEGHTDSRTVREGSYIKDNWDLSTERAAAIARRLSTKFEVPNEQLIVAGRASYDPVAANDSNENRARNRRTQIIIMPDLDKFFGMLESETQIVN